The Coffea arabica cultivar ET-39 chromosome 6e, Coffea Arabica ET-39 HiFi, whole genome shotgun sequence genome contains the following window.
GGCAGATAGTATACCTGAACATCATAAAACTTGATATAAAACCGAGAACTATCTATAGAAAGCTTAGTTTGGAGAATCTCTGCAATGGTTGAGCTAAGTTTTCCATTCACACTGGGTCCAAGGCCCCCTATTGAGATTAGTTCCCCATATGCAGCTGGCTCTTCAGTTCCCGCAAATGCAATGGGTACTCCTCCATTCACCAAGATCATCACATACTGAACAAGTAAAGATAGTAACTGAATACTTATACATATTGCAACAACATAATGACTACAAATTATCCTGTAATATGGCAGAAAATACCAATTTTAAAGCAGCAATTAATCAATTACAACCAATATCCATGAGCTTGAAGATGTTGTTGCTAAAAGTCAAGGTGGCTCGTCTTGTGATCAAAAGACGAGTTATTGTGTTATCATTGTTGAGCTTCACCACATTCTAAACTCAGTCATGACACAAATGCATGTTCGCACATGAACACACATACAGATAAAGTTATAGTGGATTACATGTGCAGGCCTCCACAAgcagagcaaaagaaagcaaacTTTATTATGGACTGTCAGGATATGATGCAGCAATTACCAAACTGTCACTTGGAATTTAAGCACAGAgaatgtaattggttagttgATGCTCTGTAAAAGCATGCTCTGGGTAGAACCGTAGATGAAGGATGTGTCTAATTTGTCCCTCCCCTTACTTATATTTAGTCTATGTTGCTTTATGGCGTACTCAAGCTAAAAACACCTAGCATGGTGCCTTGTACATAAGGTGTCTAAGCAATGGAATCCTAGTTTTCAttatattaaaaagaaaaaaaaaaccaccagGAAAATGGATTCCATCCATAGAAAGAGTTAATCAAATTTGCATACAGCAGGGCCTGTTAGAACCTGGGGAAAGAGAGCTAACATTTAGGCAAGAAACTCTAACGTCTTCCAGACAATCATTGCCTGAAATGCGTATATCAACTTCCTCAAACATGCCCAAGCTTGTGTACTATGCTCTTTTGCCATGAAACATCTTTGCCAGGAAAACTAAACCCAAAATCTTCAATATTCAGGTTATGGTTATATagtaatttaaaaagaaaacttGGAATAAAAAAAGTTGCCATTCCCTATTTCAAGTC
Protein-coding sequences here:
- the LOC113694935 gene encoding uncharacterized protein; this translates as MPTLNLFTNVPVDSVVASDILKDATKAVAKIIGKPESYVMILVNGGVPIAFAGTEEPAAYGELISIGGLGPSVNGKLSSTIAEILQTKLSIDSSRFYIKFYDVQRSYFGFNGSTF